Genomic DNA from Spirochaetaceae bacterium:
AAATCATAAATATCCAAAAAAGTTTATAACCATTTAAAGTAAAAGCGGTATGTTCACGGCTTTTTAACTTAATAAGATAATCACTAAAGTTGCGGTAACCGGCTTTAAGCTTGGCTTTTAAAGTTACATTTGGTGCGGCCGGGCCATGTTTATGGCTAACATAAGCTTTTAACGAAAGATAAATATCGCTAAGTAGCACTATAATAAATAACGAAGCTAAAAGATGTAATAAATGAGCATTAACTAAAGCAGTATTCCGGTAAAAACTGCTGCGGCCGTAAAAAATAAATAAGGCCACAATTAAACCATAAATAACTGCGGTTATAACGGTATTTGTTATTATTTTAGTTTTAAAAATACGCTGTAAAAAAAGGTAGTAGCCTATAAAAAAAATTAAAGCCAACGCCATTAAGCTAAGTAGGTTATTGCTGAGTGCTGTAGTAACTAGCATAAAGATAATAGTTACTAACCCATATAAAGGTTGGTATGGGCCGTATAAAAAACGATGCGTAGGCTGGTTAGTAAAAAAAGCGGTTAAAGTATTAACCACCCAAGCCAGCAGGCTAAAAAAGGCAAAGGCTAAAACTAGTAAACTAAAAGAATTGGGCATAAAATTAAGATACTAGTTTTATGAGTAATTAGCTATAGCGTAGTTATAAAAAAATAAGGCTATGCAAAGGTGTTTACAACATAGTTACATAGCCTTAAACCAGCAATTAATTTACCGTAAATTAGCGTTTAACAAAAACTAAGCCGGTAACAGAGCCCGTACCGGCGGGCAGGGTCCCTGTTATACCGGTAAGGGTACTACGGTTATCGCCAATAGTAAAGGTAAGAACAACAGCGTTAGTATCGGTATTTCTAAGGGTTAAAACATCACCGGTTACCTCATAATTGTAAGTAACACTAGGTGCCGAAAGGTTAGGAACATTGCTAAGGTTGGTAATAACCAAATTTACAGTATAAGTACCGAGGGCAGCAGCAAAGTTTAAATCGGCCCTAAAGTTATCGGCCTCTGTAAATCTAAACTCTTCGCCACGAAATGGAGCATCTTTACCACCACTACAAGCAAATAAAGCTAACGCTACCATTAAAATTAACCCATACAACTGTTTACTTTTTCTCATAAAAAACTCCTTTTTATCTCTAAAATTTTTTGATAAATTCATTGTATAGCAGCGATTACTTTTTGTCAAGAGTTATAATACGAAAATATTAAATTTTTACTATAAATTTGTAAATATTGTCATTTGCAACGCCTTGCAAAAAATGAAGGGGTTTTAATAATGTTAAGTAAAAAAATAATACCACACAAATATATTATAAAAATATTTGTGTGGTATTAAAGTGGTTGATGATTAAACTATAAAAACTATTGTTTAACAAAAACTAAGCCGGCAACAGAGCCCGTACCGGCGGGCAGGGTGCCTGTTATACCGGTAAGGGTACTACGGTTATCGCTAACGTTAAATGTTATACGTACCGGGTTGTGATTTACCGTACGCTCTAGAGTTAACACATCACCTTTTAGTTCGTAATTGTAGGTAACGCTAGGTGCCGAAAGGTTAGGAACAGATGATAAGTTGGTAACTGCCAAAGTTACGGTAGAGGCATTGGGAGCAAAATTTAAATCGACCCTAAAGTTACCGGCATCTGTAAATCTAAAATGCTCACCGGAAAAAGGGACACGTGCTCCACCACTACAAGCAAATAGGGCTAAAACTACCATTAAAATTAACCCATACAACCATTTACTTTTTTTCATAAAAAACTCCTTTTTTACTCCTAAAATTTTTTTATAGACTTTATGAGCTAATTATATACTAACTATTATTTTTTGTAAAGCATTATAACACTAAAACCGTATAGTTTACCATAAATTTATAAATATTACTGTTTATAGCATTTTACAAAGGATAAACAGGCTTTGGTATTTATAATTACACTTAATCGCTTTAATAAGCATAATGATGTATGGAATGGGGAGAGTTTTAAATAAAAATAGATTATGTGCTTATGATTTAAATGGTAACTGTAGATACTAAAACATAAAAATAACCTACTAAATCCTTTTCGCCGGCGAAGGGTATTTAGGTGATACCTGTAAATGGATAGTTACATTATTACTCTTATAGGCTTGCTGCCTTAGCGGTTTACTAAGGTGCGTACCAACTTAGCGCTGCGTTCGCTGGCTTCTTTGGCAAAACGGCCGTAATCGTGCTTAGCGTTGCTGTCGGCTTTATCGCTTAAGCTTCTTATAATAACAAAGGGAGTATTTAAGTTGGTACAGCTATGGGCAATAGCGGCGGCTTCCATCTCTACGGCTTCGGCGGCCGGGAAATGGTTTAAAATAGTCTTAACCTGAGTGGTATTATTAACAAATTGGTCGCCGCTTACAACTAAGCCCACATTAGCCCGGTAGCCATAACTATTTGCAGCCTCTTGTAAAAAACCGGCGGCTTTAGCATCTCCTTCGTAAATAAGGGGGCTTTTAGGTAGTTGGCCATAGCTATAGCCAAAAGCCGTTACATCTACATCGTGGTAAGCCGCTTGGTAACTTATTACAATATCGGCCAGCTGTTGGCTAGCCAATAAGCCGCCGGCTATGCCGCTATTTACTACTAAATCGGGCTTGGTCTGGTTTATGGCTAAGGCACAGCTAAGAGCGGCGTTAACTTTACCTATACCGCACAGTAATAAGCTAAAAGCCTTGCCATCTAGTAAACCTTCTGTTAAAATAATATGATTGGCTAAGGTAATTTCTTTTTTAGCCGTCATTTGCTCTAATAATAATTGCTGCTCTATTTCCATAGCCGCTATCGTTAATATCTTCAAAATTTCCTCCTAAGGTTTTCGCGTTACATAATCTATCATATCTAATTTACTTAATAAAGTGATAAAATGCTCCAGTTTCTTGGGTTGTACAGCTTGTATAGTAAACCCGGCTGTAAGCCGCCCTTGTTTTAAATTAGTTTTAGCCTCTTTTAAGATTAAACCTTCTTTAGCCGCTAATTCTTCTACCTTAGCAAATAATTTTTTACTATCATTAATCTCGGCTTGCACCCGTATTTGATGAAGCGCTGCCTGCTGTTTGGCTACTTCGTAAGTTATTTTTGCTCGCTTAACGGCCGCACAATTTGGATTATGCAGTTCCATACCTTTTTTACTTGTTAATAGGCCGGCTAATAGCTCACCATTATAAAGGCGGCAGCACCTAGCTAAATGGTAGTCGGCTATATGAGTTAAGTTACTAGGCAAGGCGGCAAAGTAGTCTTTGGCGCTAATAACTTCGTACCCTTTCTGCTGGTAATATTTTTTAATAAAAATATGCGAGGTACTGTTAGTTGTATAGTTAAGCCAGCTTAAGTTGATGGCGGCTTTTTGCTGCTTTGTAAATTGGATAAGCTGCTGGTTTTTTAAAGGATAATCTAAGCTGCGCTCTTTATCATCTACAATAATTTTTTTAATAAAAATGGCTTGCTCTCTAGCTACTTTAAAGGCAAAATCTAGGGCCGTTGTTCCGTTATTAACGGCATAGCTTTTACCTTTAGCATCAAAAACATTAAATAAAACTTCAAAAACTTCTTTTTTAATATCATTAATAAATTGACTACTGCTTAAGTTAAGGGGTAATCGTTCTTTAATGCGCTCTATTAAATTTATATCTTCGGCAATAAAGTGAGGCATATCAAAAAGCCAAATGGCCAGTATACCATACTCGGCTAAATGGTACATCTCTTTCGACAAAATTTCTATACTTAATTTATTGCCCGAGTTA
This window encodes:
- a CDS encoding putative ABC transporter permease — translated: MPNSFSLLVLAFAFFSLLAWVVNTLTAFFTNQPTHRFLYGPYQPLYGLVTIIFMLVTTALSNNLLSLMALALIFFIGYYLFLQRIFKTKIITNTVITAVIYGLIVALFIFYGRSSFYRNTALVNAHLLHLLASLFIIVLLSDIYLSLKAYVSHKHGPAAPNVTLKAKLKAGYRNFSDYLIKLKSREHTAFTLNGYKLFWIFMICGVLGTIIETLFVWLVHGVLESRQGVIYGPFNQVYGVGGVLMVVILLPLMHKRDTTIFIASALLGGGFEWLISFAQQNLLHSESWQYTGGLGALGSGRTSWLYMLYWGVLGLVFLKFIAPHFFKILNHLLKRRHHYFTLIIMVVMLFNLTVSALAVYRFGQRSAGITPHNSLERFIDTHYNDQMLKEIYPSLHTVTNP
- a CDS encoding HD domain-containing protein, which translates into the protein MTVPAIDGVINGFVKLLTHYSDDEQALIDKAISFAAQMHAGQLRASGEPYFTHPLGVAKILVEMRMDSATIIAALLHDVVEDTEISLAQVEQIFGHEVALLVDGVTKITLEDVKDKNEQDIATLQKLFVAMTNDIRVVLLKLADKLHNMETLAFKKPEKQQKTAKECLNIYVPLASKLGIWWLKRRLEDLALEYIDNEKFKEIKAFCLSKEAEQEQWANEVKVKLLAQSDKIQDIIFIKRNYYAVYRSYLAGGFKGLSYPFGIRIICNDNLSCYTALAYVHRLCKPIDGLFRDYIANHKENEYRALHSVVVDNSGNKLSIEILSKEMYHLAEYGILAIWLFDMPHFIAEDINLIERIKERLPLNLSSSQFINDIKKEVFEVLFNVFDAKGKSYAVNNGTTALDFAFKVAREQAIFIKKIIVDDKERSLDYPLKNQQLIQFTKQQKAAINLSWLNYTTNSTSHIFIKKYYQQKGYEVISAKDYFAALPSNLTHIADYHLARCCRLYNGELLAGLLTSKKGMELHNPNCAAVKRAKITYEVAKQQAALHQIRVQAEINDSKKLFAKVEELAAKEGLILKEAKTNLKQGRLTAGFTIQAVQPKKLEHFITLLSKLDMIDYVTRKP
- a CDS encoding 5'-methylthioadenosine/adenosylhomocysteine nucleosidase encodes the protein MKILTIAAMEIEQQLLLEQMTAKKEITLANHIILTEGLLDGKAFSLLLCGIGKVNAALSCALAINQTKPDLVVNSGIAGGLLASQQLADIVISYQAAYHDVDVTAFGYSYGQLPKSPLIYEGDAKAAGFLQEAANSYGYRANVGLVVSGDQFVNNTTQVKTILNHFPAAEAVEMEAAAIAHSCTNLNTPFVIIRSLSDKADSNAKHDYGRFAKEASERSAKLVRTLVNR